One region of Dysidea avara chromosome 1, odDysAvar1.4, whole genome shotgun sequence genomic DNA includes:
- the LOC136245608 gene encoding uncharacterized protein, which yields MVHLLELDKIGTMKIPMYKVTKEQSEAFKLPKLSHITYPTINWVTVSDGHLPPNAIAAGVAPNGEVLYIGRTDHDYLVIYSSDEHCYSSDYETIEDQGSFEWGMYSNGEVPPNALVVSGFWARDSTLYIGRTVTGSDISTVTT from the exons ATGGTCCACTTGTTGGAGTTGGACAAGATTGGTACAATGAAGATACCGATGTACAAGGTCACTAAAGAGCAATCAGAAGCTTT CAAACTCCCCAAATTATCTCATATCACCTATCCAACAATAAATTGGGTCACTGTTTCTGATGGTCATCTTCCACCTAATGCAATTGCTGCTGGCGTTGCTCCTAATGGAGAAGTGTTGTATATTGGCAGAACAGACCATGATTAT TTAGTGATCTACAGTAGTGATGAACACTGTTATAGCAGTGACTATGAAACAATTGAAGATCAAGGCAGCTTTGAATGGGGTATGTATTCTAATGGGGAAGTGCCACCAAATGCTTTAGTTGTCAGTGGCTTCTGGGCAAGGGATAGCACTCTATACATTGGTCGTACAGTGACTGGTAGTGACATCTCAACTGTAACAACATGA
- the LOC136245436 gene encoding uncharacterized protein — protein sequence METVEIFNSDAPSKPDATSLTDLRDQLQRKQTILTELDTKIAASLTDEEELEKEITDSEDKVTQPVHSLRPSTESREHTETHSTPGVSPECIAATVTHKPQDITRLPKLSIPLFSGDILDWQSFWDCFETAVHNNPALSGVQKLNYLRAQLQGGALRVISGLPLTNDSYNDSVTLLQDRYGQPHKLISAHMKALIDMSGPTNSLDSLQLFYDAIETHTRSLTSLGKPTSEYGAMLVTSIMGKLPMDIRRNLARAHGTDEWTFVDLRKAIHSEIHILEMGTSDVTKYHQSGYPPTATFLTNTDRKTQRGHGITERKVSTPNCVYCHGTHAPANCLTVKDPKQRLDIARQHKLCFNCLGRHRVSQCNSKHRCWICTCKHHTSLCADTEKPPDKSTTGNMSRLLEQPPNSSGNTSVKPPINATTANTNASLTTLSSPNTQHSMVSHTNKICLLKTAVATVSSSHAEAKTNILFDEGSQRSFLTSDLADALSLHPTKQEDICISTFGANNPISQKLDVASIKLKTRSGRYVPLSVLIVPSIAVPLTHTVNTEVVQLPYLRELPLAHPVTSNENFKISLLIGVDHYWDIVEDDIIRGNGPTAMNSKLGYLLSGPLPVAKSQSEITSTFHIGITDDVTCDLEKFWTLETTGTEPHKDSVLSTNQQFLKHYSKNSITQLNDKSYCAKLPWKEHHPPLPSNYNIFLQRVRSLAKRLAQTPGMLQLYDGVIQDQVCRGFIERVDISITPNTGKVHYIPHHCVKKNSATTPIRVVYDCSCRQSRSDPSLNDCLSQCPDFLNNLCSILLRFRTHNFGVSTDIEKAFLHIYLHEQDRDFTRFFWLANPKDPHSDLQVYRFRTVLFGAVSSPFILYATLYHHLQQYNTPLSQDIQQNLYVDNVISGGKTEAEAVQYYHEARTILSEAGFNLRAWASNSQQLCTVAMQHNTADSNIPTNVLGLHWNTLTDQISLIPKRTALSTRNLNLTTKREVLQESSKTFDAKTMADAC from the exons ATGGagacagtagaaatatttaactCAGACGCACCCTCAAAACCTGACGCTACCTCACTAACAGACCTTCGTGACCAGTTGCAAAGGAAGCAGACTATTCTAACAGAGCTAGATACGAAGATAGCCGCGTCACTCACCGACGAGGAGGAGCTAGAGAAAGAAATCACTGACTCTGAAGA TAAAGTAACTCAACCGGTCCACTCCCTCCGACCGAGTACAGAGTCACGTGAGCACACCGAGACGCACTCTACCCCAGGGGTTTCCCCAGAATGTATTGCTGCAACAGTGACCCATAAACCCCAAGACATCACTCGTCTTCCCAAGTTAAGCATTCCACTGTTCTCTGGGGATATTCTAGACTGGCAATCATTCTGGGATTGTTTTGAGACAGCTGTGCACAATAACCCTGCATTATCAGGGGTGCAGAAACTGAACTACCTTCGTGCCCAGCTGCAGGGTGGAGCTCTACGTGTAATTTCTGGCCTCCCACTCACCAATGATAGCTACAATGACTCAGTAACACTGCTACAAGACAGGTATGGACAACCCCACAAGCTAATCAGTGCTCACATGAAGGCACTCATTGATATGTCAGGTCCAACTAACTCGCTCGACTCGCTGCAACTATTCTATGATGCAATTGAAACACACACTCGTTCTCTCACATCACTTGGCAAACCTACTAGTGAGTATGGAGCAATGCTAGTTACAAGTATAATGGGTAAACTACCAATGGATATCAGGCGTAATCTGGCCAGAGCTCATGGAACAGATGAGTGGACATTTGTTGACCTTAGAAAGGCTATTCACAGTGAAATTCACATCTTAGAGATGGGCACAAGCGATGTCACCAAGTACCATCAATCTGGATACCCACCAACTGCTACCTTCCTTACAAACACTGACAGAAAGACACAACGTGGACATGGCATTACTGAACGGAAAGTATCAACCCCAAACTGTGTTTACTGCCACGGCACTCATGCTCCTGCAAATTGCCTTACTGTGAAAGATCCAAAGCAACGGTTGGACATTGCAAGACAACACAAGTTGTGTTTTAACTGCCTAGGACGACACAGGGTATCACAGTGTAATTCTAAACACCGCTGTTGGATCTGTACTTGTAAACACCACACAAGTTTATGTGCTGATACAGAGAAACCACCAGACAAGTCAACAACTGGAAACATGTCACGACTGCTTGAGCAACCTcccaacagttcaggaaataCAAGTGTGAAACCTCCCATTAACGCCACTACTGCTAACACTAATGCTTCACTTACCACGCTGTCATCCCCAAATACTCAACACTCTATGGTTTCACACACAAACAAGATTTGTCTCTTAAAGACTGCTGTTGCTACGGTGTCATCAAGCCATGCTGAAGCTAAGACAAACATCCTGTTTGATGAGGGGTCACAACGGTCGTTTCTCACAAGTGACCTTGCAGATGCACTGTCCCTACACCCAACCAAACAAGAGGATATCTGTATTTCTACATTTGGGGCCAATAACCCTATCAGTCAGAAATTAGATGTTGCATCTATCAAGTTGAAGACCAGATCTGGAAGGTATGTCCCACTTTCTGTCCTCATTGTACCCAGTATTGCTGTACCACTAACACATACAGTCAACACAGAAGTTGTGCAGTTGCCATACTTAAGGGAGCTACCACTAGCTCACCCCGTTACAAGTAATGAGAATTTCAAGATTTCATTGCTTATCGGCGTGGATCACTATTGGGACATTGTTGAAGACGACATTATCAGAGGAAATGGTCCTACAGCAATGAATTCTAAATTAGGGTACCTTCTTTCTGGTCCACTTCCAGTAGCTAAATCTCAAAGCGAGATCACCAGTACCTTTCACATTGGAATAACTGATGATGTCACCTGTGATCTGGAGAAGTTTTGGACCCTAGAAACAACTGGCACAGAACCTCATAAGGACAGTGTCTTGAGTACAAACCAACAGTTTCTCAAACATTACTCTAAGAATTCCATCACACAATTAAACGACAAGTCATATTGTGCCAAACTCCCATGGAAGGAACATCATCCTCCCCTACCATCGAACTACAACATTTTTTTACAACGAGTTCGCTCTCTTGCCAAGCGTCTGGCACAGACTCCTGGTATGTTACAACTTTATGATGGAGTCATCCAAGATCAGGTCTGTAGAGGGTTCATTGAACGGGTAGACATATCGATCACACCAAACACAGGGAAAGTCCATTATATTCCACATCATTGTGTGAAGAAGAACTCTGCAACTACGCCAATCAGAGTGGTATATGACTGTAGCTGCCGTCAATCCAGAAGTGATCCTTCTCTCAATGACTGTTTATcacagtgtcctgattttctCAACAATCTCTGTTCCATTCTTCTACGCTTCCGCACTCATAATTTTGGGGTGTCAACTGATATTGAAAAGGCTTTTTTGCACATCTATCTCCACGAGCAAGACAGAGATTTCACACGTTTTTTCTGGTTAGCCAATCCAAAAGACCCTCACTCAGATCTTCAGGTGTACCGCTTCAGAACTGTACTCTTTGGAGCCGTGAGTTCCCCATTTATTTTGTATGCCACACTGTACCACCATTTACAACAGTACAACACTCCCTTATCACAAGATATTCAACAGAACCTGTATGTTGATAATGTTATTTCAGGTGGCAAAACTGAAGCTGAAGCTGTGCAGTATTACCATGAGGCCAGGACAATACTGTCAGAGGCAGGTTTCAATCTAAGAGCATGGGCTTCCAATAGTCAACAGCTTTGtacagttgctatgcaacacaACACAGCCGATTCCAACATTCCTACTAATGTTCTTGGCTTGCATTGGAACACCTTAACAGATCAGATATCCCTGATACCGAAGAGAACAGCTCTGTCAACTAGAAACCTTAACCTTACAACCAAGCGAGAAGTGCTGCAAGAATCATCAAAAACTTTTGATGCAAAGACTATGGCAGATGCATGTTGA
- the LOC136245516 gene encoding uncharacterized protein produces MAKCRVAPLKITTLPRLELMAAVIGVRITHFVMTSLELTSIPIHLWTDSQIVMYWIHSTKHLPPFVAHRIGEIHRLVPTASWHYCPTNENPADLLTRGLSFDQFASSQFWRHGPPWLPHKDKWPKWEHSPAFYLCALAGTVDDFIPADGLKPPNTGLHYIIPVTKYSTLFKLLAVTAYVLRFVFNCRHQQSLKKDTLSAEELRTARMAWIADCQKDVYWLEQDSLKRHNSKKRPLLVRQLRLFLDSDGFIRCGGRIHNAPISQLTKFPYLLPAKHPFTRLIVHDIHVKLCHCGLGSTVTALRQTYWVPTARQFVKSILHHCTICRRHSGKPYKPPDPAPLPKSRLQDVRPFTVTGVDFTGALYVKRGSEEIKAYVCLFTCATSRAVHLEIVEDLSTETFLLAFRRFVGRRSLPHLMISDNASTYEAAASELKNLFTSEVIATINRQGTTWQFIPKKAPWFGGFWERLIGLTKAAIKKTLGRAHVSLQVLQTIVVEVELTLNNRPLTYISDDIRDPQPLTPSHLLYGRSLTTLPYHLVAAEDLQDPSYNESNRLSKAAKVQSLLLNHFATWWKREYLTSLREYYQKPRNNKRGIKVGDVVLIHNEGPRLDWKLAVVEELIVGGDGLVRAANIRTSNGKTNRPIVKLFPLEVSSSDITSEQISHIPDDHATPLAQPDITSSDDNDTATNPRPIRTSARKAMGKFAEWADSLLVPPEDVGN; encoded by the coding sequence ATGGCTAAATGCCGTGTTGCTCCATTGAAGATCACCACATTACCCAGACTGGAGTTAATGGCTGCCGTCATTGGAGTAAGAATCACCCACTTTGTTATGACATCACTTGAGCTGACATCCATCCCAATTCATCTCTGGACTGATAGCCAGATTGTCATGTACTGGATACACAGTACCAAACATTTACCACCATTTGTTGCTCACCGTATTGGGGAGATTCACCGACTGGTTCCAACCGCTTCCTGGCACTACTGCCCGACCAATGAAAACCCTGCTGACTTACTCACTCGTGGACTCTCCTTTGATCAGTTTGCCTCCTCACAGTTCTGGAGACACGGACCACCATGGCTGCCACATAAAGACAAATGGCCAAAGTGGGAGCATTCACCGGCTTTCTACCTCTGTGCTCTAGCTGGAACAGTTGATGACTTCATACCAGCAGATGGACTGAAACCACCCAACACAGGTTTGCACTACATCATACCAGTCACTAAATATAGTACATTGTTCAAACTTTTGGCTGTGACTGCATATGTACTTAGATTTGTCTTTAATTGTCGTCACCAACAATCACTCAAGAAGGATACTCTTTCAGCTGAAGAGCTACGTACTGCTAGAATGGCTTGGATTGCTGACTGTCAGAAAGACGTGTACTGGTTAGAGCAAGACAGCCTTAAGCGTCACAACTCTAAGAAGAGACCTCTACTTGTCCGTCAGTTAAGACTTTTCTTGGACTCAGATGGATTCATCCGTTGTGGAGGCAGAATCCACAATGCCCCAATCAGTCAGCTTACTAAGTTCCCCTACTTGCTTCCAGCCAAGCACCCATTCACAAGATTAATTGTTCATGACATACATGTGAAACTATGTCACTGTGGATTAGGAAGCACAGTAACTGCTCTTCGACAGACATACTGGGTCCCTACTGCAAGACAGTTTGTAAAGAGTATCCTACACCATTGTACAATCTGCCGTCGACACAGTGGTAAGCCATACAAACCACCTGATCCTGCTCCTTTACCCAAATCTCGACTACAAGATGTTAGACCTTTCACAGTGACTGGTGTAGATTTTACTGGGGCACTCTATGTTAAGAGAGGCAGTGAAGAAATTAAGGCATACGTGTGCTTATTTACTTGTGCCACCAGTAGAGCAGTCCATTTGGAAATTGTGGAAGACTTGTCAACTGAGACCTTTTTGTTAGCCTTTCGTAGATTTGTGGGTCGTCGATCACTACCACACCTCATGATCTCTGACAACGCTTCAACTTATGAAGCAGCTGCAAGTGAACTTAAGAACCTTTTTACTTCAGAAGTCATTGCAACCATTAACAGACAAGGAACAACTTGGCAATTTATACCAAAGAAGGCTCCATGGTTTGGTGGCTTCTGGGAACGCCTGATTGGATTAACCAAGGCTGCCATTAAGAAGACTCTTGGAAGAGCACATGTGAGCCTGCAAGTGCTACAGACAATAGTGGTAGAGGTAGAACTAACATTAAACAACAGACCACTCACTTATATTTCAGATGATATAAGAGACCCACAACCACTTACTCCTTCTCATTTGCTGTATGGAAGAAGTTTGACTACATTACCATACCATCTTGTGGCGGCGGAGGATTTACAAGATCCATCCTACAATGAGAGCAACAGACTGAGCAAGGCCGCAAAAGTACAATCATTATTACTAAATCACTTTGCTACATGGTGGAAGCGTGAGTACCTAACTTCTTTAAGGGAGTACTATCAGAAGCCAAGAAACAACAAACGAGGGATCAAAGTGGGAGATGTTGTTCTGATACACAATGAAGGGCCAAGGCTGGACTGGAAACTTGCTGTGGTTGAAGAACTTATTGTTGGTGGTGATGGTCTTGTTCGAGCTGCCAATATAAGAACTAGCAACGGTAAGACCAATAGACCAATTGTGAAGCTATTCCCCCTTGAAGTTAGTTCTAGTGATATTACTTCTGAACAGATATCTCACATCCCTGACGATCATGCTACACCATTAGCTCAACCAGATATTACCTCCTCGGATGACAATGATACAGCTACTAACCCTCGCCCAATACGTACTTCAGCAAGGAAAGCAATGGGCAAGTTTGCAGAGTGGGCGGACTCTCTCTTGGTCCCCCCGGAGGATGTTGGGAACTGA